The Agromyces atrinae genome window below encodes:
- a CDS encoding DUF1707 SHOCT-like domain-containing protein, which produces MSGYSNPERPDERLSTAERDAAVGHLAEAQSAGRLTAAEFSERSAAARAAVTRADLVPLFADLPESAPAEAQLPPAGAIPGAGFTSGPGAPYGYGDASVPSSGRGGTRALGGAVGATIMALVPIVAFALFMIFGFVGSFTWSWVFFLLVPIAGIVIYGPGSAERRSR; this is translated from the coding sequence ATGAGCGGATACTCGAACCCCGAACGGCCCGACGAACGCTTGAGTACAGCGGAACGCGACGCCGCGGTCGGCCACCTCGCCGAAGCGCAGTCGGCCGGTCGCCTCACCGCGGCCGAGTTCTCGGAACGATCGGCGGCCGCACGCGCGGCGGTGACGCGCGCCGATCTCGTGCCCCTCTTCGCCGACCTCCCCGAGTCGGCGCCCGCCGAGGCTCAGCTGCCGCCCGCCGGGGCGATTCCCGGAGCGGGTTTCACCTCGGGCCCGGGTGCGCCGTACGGCTACGGAGATGCGTCCGTCCCGTCATCCGGTCGGGGCGGCACACGAGCGCTCGGCGGTGCCGTCGGGGCGACGATCATGGCGCTCGTGCCGATCGTCGCGTTCGCGCTCTTCATGATCTTCGGCTTCGTCGGGAGCTTCACCTGGTCGTGGGTGTTCTTCCTGCTGGTGCCGATCGCGGGCATCGTCATCTACGGCCCGGGCTCGGCGGAGCGACGCTCGCGCTGA
- a CDS encoding NAD(P)H-dependent oxidoreductase, whose amino-acid sequence MNLFTLMQQRTAEAGPIRVGVIGAGKFASMFLTQAVGSDNIHVVGVADIDVAKARAALARTGWPSARYAAASVDEALRTGGTAVVSDSLQLLTNDRVEVILEITGNPLVGTYHAVTAIDHGKHVIMVNVEADCMVGPILQRRAQAAGVIYAMAYGDQPALICELVDWCRTVGFDVVAAGKGTKYLPEYNYSTPDTVWNYYGFTDEQLASGDYNPKMFNSFLDGTKSAIEMAAVANGTGLIPQEEGLLFPAASKDDLPTVFRENRFEGGSLTRRGTVEIASSMYRDGTEVPDNLRWGVYVTFEATTDYAVQCFQEYGVHTDSTGRYGSLYRPYHMIGLELGVSIAAAVVRGEATGAPTGFRGDVVTTAKKDLRAGDTLDGEGGYTVFGKLAPAARSLDVHALPLGLAHGAKLIRDVPRDQTVTWDDVEVDETQFAVQIRRELEAEFRAEHAAAL is encoded by the coding sequence GTGAACCTCTTCACGCTCATGCAGCAGCGCACCGCAGAGGCAGGCCCCATTCGCGTGGGCGTCATCGGAGCGGGCAAGTTCGCGTCGATGTTCCTCACGCAGGCGGTCGGCAGCGACAACATCCACGTCGTCGGAGTCGCCGACATCGATGTCGCGAAGGCCCGCGCTGCACTCGCCCGCACCGGTTGGCCGTCGGCACGCTACGCGGCGGCGAGCGTCGACGAGGCGCTCCGCACGGGAGGCACGGCCGTCGTCTCCGACTCGCTCCAGCTGCTCACGAACGACCGCGTCGAGGTGATCCTCGAGATCACCGGAAACCCGCTCGTGGGCACGTACCACGCCGTCACCGCGATCGACCACGGCAAGCACGTCATCATGGTCAATGTCGAGGCCGACTGCATGGTGGGCCCGATCCTGCAGCGTCGTGCCCAGGCCGCGGGCGTCATCTACGCCATGGCCTACGGCGACCAGCCCGCCCTCATCTGCGAGCTCGTCGACTGGTGCCGCACCGTCGGGTTCGACGTCGTCGCCGCGGGCAAGGGAACCAAGTACCTGCCCGAGTACAACTACTCGACGCCCGACACCGTGTGGAACTACTACGGCTTCACCGACGAGCAGCTCGCGTCGGGCGACTACAACCCGAAGATGTTCAACTCGTTCCTCGACGGCACGAAGTCGGCGATTGAGATGGCCGCCGTCGCGAACGGCACAGGACTCATCCCGCAGGAGGAAGGGCTGCTCTTTCCCGCCGCGAGCAAGGACGATCTGCCCACGGTCTTCCGCGAGAACCGGTTCGAGGGGGGAAGCCTCACGCGTCGCGGCACGGTCGAAATCGCGTCGAGCATGTACCGCGACGGAACCGAGGTGCCCGACAACCTGCGCTGGGGCGTCTACGTGACGTTCGAGGCGACGACCGACTACGCCGTGCAGTGCTTCCAGGAGTACGGCGTTCACACCGACTCGACCGGCCGCTACGGCTCGCTGTATCGCCCGTACCACATGATCGGCCTCGAGCTCGGGGTCTCGATCGCCGCCGCGGTGGTCCGCGGAGAGGCCACCGGAGCGCCGACCGGCTTCCGCGGCGACGTCGTGACGACCGCGAAGAAGGACCTCCGTGCCGGCGACACGCTCGACGGGGAGGGCGGATACACCGTCTTCGGCAAGCTGGCGCCCGCCGCTCGGTCGCTCGACGTGCACGCCCTGCCCCTCGGTCTGGCTCACGGTGCCAAGCTCATCCGCGATGTGCCCCGCGACCAGACGGTCACGTGGGACGACGTCGAGGTCGACGAGACGCAGTTCGCCGTCCAGATCCGTCGCGAGCTCGAGGCCGAGTTCCGTGCCGAGCACGCCGCCGCCCTCTGA
- a CDS encoding MFS transporter translates to MTTITNERAQRAEHGSPDKLRTAIGSAVGTTIENYDFLAYGTAAALYFNTVFFHAEDPVVGVLLGFATFGIGFAMRPLGGLIGGYLGDKIGRKPVLVGALLLMGISTVLIGVLPTYAQVGILAPILLTLIRVIQGIAFGAEWGGAILMTFEHAPWKKRGRYTAIPQAGVPLGLLLANLVFLWSSNLDSELAWRLPFLLSAVLIIAGLIIRAKVSESPEFVDTKTAGLVVKNPLMEVFKNDWRTILRVIALRLAESGGFYVIVTYMLSYLTTGDEPITDRATALTGLIIAACIGLFTTILFGALSDRIGRKPVYLVGTLALIAFAFPMFLLVNTGVPYLIVFVYIIGMSIIHDALAGTQGAWFSELFNTNTRSSGASVGYQFSAAISGFIPLIATAVAVPLGWGGVAWVYMACGALGLIGTLVTRETWGAKNRAAVDAVIASR, encoded by the coding sequence ATGACGACCATCACCAACGAACGCGCGCAGCGCGCTGAACACGGATCGCCCGACAAGCTCCGCACCGCCATCGGCAGTGCCGTCGGTACGACGATCGAGAACTACGACTTCCTCGCGTACGGCACCGCAGCCGCGCTCTACTTCAACACCGTCTTCTTCCACGCCGAAGACCCCGTCGTCGGCGTCCTCCTCGGCTTCGCGACATTCGGGATCGGCTTCGCGATGCGCCCGCTCGGCGGGCTCATCGGCGGGTACCTCGGTGACAAGATCGGCCGGAAGCCCGTTCTCGTCGGCGCCCTGCTGCTCATGGGCATCTCGACCGTGCTGATCGGTGTGCTGCCGACGTACGCGCAGGTCGGCATCCTCGCGCCGATCCTCCTGACGCTCATCCGCGTCATCCAGGGCATCGCCTTCGGAGCCGAGTGGGGCGGCGCGATCCTCATGACGTTCGAGCACGCACCGTGGAAGAAGCGCGGTCGGTACACCGCGATCCCGCAGGCGGGCGTTCCGCTCGGCCTCCTCCTCGCCAACCTCGTGTTCCTCTGGTCGAGCAACCTCGACAGCGAGCTCGCGTGGCGCCTCCCGTTCCTGCTGTCGGCCGTGCTCATCATCGCGGGCCTCATCATCCGCGCCAAGGTCTCGGAATCGCCCGAGTTCGTCGACACGAAGACCGCGGGCCTCGTCGTGAAGAACCCGCTCATGGAGGTCTTCAAGAACGACTGGCGCACCATCCTCCGCGTCATCGCCCTCCGCCTCGCGGAGTCGGGCGGCTTCTACGTCATCGTGACCTACATGCTGTCGTACCTCACGACCGGCGACGAGCCCATCACCGACCGTGCCACGGCGCTCACCGGCCTCATCATCGCGGCCTGCATCGGTCTGTTCACGACGATCCTCTTCGGAGCGCTCTCCGACAGGATCGGCAGGAAGCCGGTCTACCTCGTCGGCACGCTCGCCCTCATCGCCTTCGCCTTCCCGATGTTCCTCCTCGTCAACACCGGGGTGCCGTACCTGATCGTGTTCGTCTACATCATCGGGATGTCGATCATCCACGATGCGCTCGCCGGAACGCAGGGGGCCTGGTTCTCCGAGCTGTTCAACACCAACACCCGATCATCGGGCGCATCGGTCGGCTACCAGTTCTCGGCCGCCATCTCGGGCTTCATCCCCCTCATCGCGACGGCGGTCGCCGTTCCCCTCGGATGGGGCGGTGTCGCGTGGGTCTACATGGCATGCGGCGCTCTCGGCCTCATCGGCACCCTCGTGACGCGTGAGACGTGGGGCGCGAAGAACCGTGCCGCGGTCGACGCGGTCATCGCCAGCCGCTGA
- a CDS encoding alpha-hydroxy acid oxidase translates to MVKRQIPNPRDLIPLMQFKKPELNGKKRRLDGALTVYDLRDIAQRRTPKAAFDYTEGAAEAELSLARARQAFEDIEFHPSILRDVSKVDTSREILGAPVSMPFGIAPTGFTRMMQTEGEIAGAGAAGAAGIPFSLSTMGTTSIEDVKAANPTGRNWFQLYMWKDRERSMALVDRAAKAGFDTLLVTVDVPVAGARLRDKRNGFSIPPQLSLGTVVNAIPRPWWWIDFLTTEPLAFASLSKWSGTVGELLDTMFDPTVDFDDLAWIRDQWPGKVVVKGVQNLDDAKRLASMGIDGITLSNHGGRQLDRAPIPFHLLPDVSREVGRDMEVHIDTGIMSGADIVASVALGADFALLGRAYLYGLMAGGREGVDRMIDIVGEQITRTMRLLGVSTLDELGPQHVTQLARLTPIAKVATDAAEALPAKPRAPRAKKPVAAK, encoded by the coding sequence ATGGTCAAGCGCCAGATTCCGAACCCTCGCGACCTCATCCCCCTGATGCAGTTCAAGAAGCCCGAGCTCAACGGCAAGAAGCGACGCCTCGATGGCGCGCTCACCGTGTACGACCTGCGCGACATCGCGCAGCGCCGCACGCCGAAGGCCGCCTTCGACTACACCGAGGGAGCGGCAGAGGCCGAGCTGTCGCTCGCCCGCGCACGCCAGGCGTTCGAGGACATCGAGTTTCACCCGTCGATCCTCCGCGACGTGTCGAAGGTCGACACGAGCCGCGAGATCCTCGGTGCTCCCGTGTCGATGCCGTTCGGAATCGCGCCGACGGGCTTCACGCGCATGATGCAGACCGAGGGCGAGATCGCCGGTGCGGGCGCTGCGGGAGCCGCCGGCATCCCCTTCTCGCTCTCGACCATGGGCACGACGTCGATCGAGGACGTCAAGGCCGCGAACCCGACGGGTCGCAACTGGTTCCAGCTCTACATGTGGAAGGACCGCGAGCGTTCGATGGCGCTCGTCGACCGCGCCGCGAAGGCCGGGTTCGACACGCTCCTCGTGACGGTCGACGTGCCCGTCGCGGGCGCGCGCCTCCGCGACAAGCGCAACGGCTTCTCGATCCCGCCGCAGCTCTCGCTCGGCACCGTCGTCAACGCCATCCCGCGCCCGTGGTGGTGGATCGACTTCCTCACGACCGAGCCCCTCGCGTTCGCGTCGCTCTCGAAGTGGTCGGGCACCGTCGGCGAGCTGCTCGACACGATGTTCGACCCGACCGTCGACTTCGACGACCTCGCCTGGATCCGCGACCAGTGGCCCGGCAAGGTCGTCGTCAAGGGTGTGCAGAACCTCGACGACGCGAAGCGCCTCGCCTCGATGGGCATCGACGGCATCACGCTCTCGAACCACGGGGGCCGCCAGCTCGACCGCGCGCCCATCCCCTTCCACCTGCTTCCGGATGTCTCGCGCGAGGTCGGCCGTGACATGGAGGTGCACATCGACACGGGCATCATGTCGGGTGCCGACATCGTGGCATCCGTCGCCCTCGGCGCCGACTTCGCCCTGCTCGGCCGCGCCTACCTCTACGGCCTCATGGCCGGCGGACGCGAGGGCGTCGACCGCATGATCGACATCGTCGGCGAGCAGATCACGCGCACGATGCGCCTCCTCGGCGTCTCGACGCTCGACGAGCTCGGCCCGCAGCACGTCACGCAGCTCGCTCGCCTCACGCCGATCGCGAAGGTGGCGACGGATGCCGCGGAGGCCCTTCCCGCGAAGCCCCGTGCACCCCGCGCGAAGAAGCCGGTGGCCGCGAAGTAA
- a CDS encoding sulfite exporter TauE/SafE family protein, with the protein MSNPVTEPVSARESWWILAIVGVIGGVLSGAFGVGGGILIVPLLVTLAGMDQRRASATSLAAIVPTAIVGSITYLAAGRIDYVAAILLAVGGVAGSWAGTRLLKKLPLGWLRWLFIGFVLLIAVRMLILLPPRAEGSLDYSVWAGVGLVFLGLLIGFASGLFGIGGGVIAVPALMTIFGMGDLTAKGTSLLMLIPTSITGTVQNVRGRLVDLRAGLIVGVAATAASFAGVWLAFLMSPAVSSYLFAALLVVAAVQLALKALRDRRKA; encoded by the coding sequence GTGTCGAATCCCGTGACCGAGCCCGTGTCCGCCCGGGAATCCTGGTGGATTCTCGCGATCGTCGGCGTCATCGGCGGTGTGCTCTCGGGCGCGTTCGGCGTCGGCGGCGGCATCCTCATCGTCCCGCTGCTCGTGACGCTCGCCGGCATGGATCAGCGCCGAGCCTCCGCGACATCCCTCGCCGCAATCGTGCCGACGGCGATCGTCGGCTCGATCACCTACCTCGCCGCAGGGCGCATCGACTACGTCGCGGCGATCCTGCTCGCCGTCGGCGGCGTCGCCGGCAGCTGGGCCGGCACCCGTTTGCTGAAGAAGCTGCCCCTCGGATGGCTGCGCTGGCTGTTCATCGGATTCGTCCTGCTCATCGCCGTGCGCATGCTCATCCTGTTGCCGCCGCGCGCCGAGGGCTCGCTCGACTACTCGGTCTGGGCGGGCGTCGGACTCGTGTTCCTCGGCCTGCTCATCGGCTTCGCCTCGGGCCTCTTCGGCATCGGCGGCGGCGTCATCGCCGTGCCGGCGCTCATGACGATCTTCGGCATGGGCGACCTGACGGCGAAGGGCACGAGCCTCCTCATGCTCATCCCCACGTCGATCACGGGCACCGTCCAGAACGTGCGCGGCAGGCTCGTCGACCTGCGGGCCGGCCTCATCGTCGGAGTCGCGGCGACGGCGGCATCGTTCGCCGGCGTGTGGCTCGCGTTCCTCATGTCGCCCGCGGTCTCGTCGTACCTCTTCGCCGCACTCCTCGTCGTTGCCGCGGTGCAGCTCGCCCTCAAGGCGCTCCGCGACCGGCGCAAGGCTTAG
- a CDS encoding MarR family winged helix-turn-helix transcriptional regulator, with protein MGIADDVATIRTHGWRTIAVLVTVMESEIERALGAAVGLSLVEYTVIDVLGRHDVPVRMRDIALEAGHSPSSTTRLVSRLEDRGFVTRVAASDDRRGVASELTAEGRLLWETSRPLHDEIVASVLREADVRRDLAPVADAFRAVGAF; from the coding sequence GTGGGCATCGCTGATGACGTCGCCACGATCCGCACCCATGGGTGGCGCACGATCGCCGTGCTCGTCACCGTGATGGAGTCGGAGATCGAACGCGCCCTCGGTGCCGCCGTCGGTCTCTCGCTCGTCGAGTACACGGTCATCGATGTGCTCGGCCGCCACGACGTGCCCGTGCGCATGCGCGACATCGCCCTCGAGGCCGGTCACAGTCCGAGCTCGACGACGCGCCTCGTCTCACGGCTCGAAGACCGCGGCTTCGTCACGCGCGTCGCGGCGAGCGACGACCGGCGCGGGGTCGCGAGCGAGCTGACCGCCGAGGGGCGCCTGCTGTGGGAGACATCCCGCCCCCTTCACGACGAGATCGTCGCGAGCGTGCTGCGCGAGGCCGACGTGCGCCGCGATCTCGCGCCCGTCGCCGACGCGTTCCGCGCGGTCGGCGCTTTCTAG
- a CDS encoding four-carbon acid sugar kinase family protein: MKTIVLDDDPTGTQSASGVTVLLGSDVDILTEALRTVDSVYVQTNSRALSEGEAVELARRILADGTAACERLGEPVRFVLRGDSTLRGHVFAETEVFLDDDGVILFVPAFPDGGRTTRDGVHYVRVAGVDVPAHESEYADDPVFGFGTGVLVDYVREKSGRPAVPVSLDVVRDGGLGAVLAAAPAGSVVVPDAVDARDIVAIADAVDAALAEGARVVVRSAAPLAAALAGVASTRLLDTPLIPTPQPVLLVCGSHTHGATAQLAPVEAAWGAASVIDTVRALEAPGDAGHDASRAAGDALASRGLAILATERARSAEHDTLAHGELVMTALTTAVRDLLPHVGVVVSKGGITSADVARIGIGATSATVVGQVLPGVSVWTMTSYDGREILYVVVPGNVGEPDTLVRVLAALGLETESAA, from the coding sequence ATGAAAACCATCGTCCTCGACGACGACCCGACGGGTACGCAGTCGGCATCGGGCGTCACCGTGCTGCTCGGCAGCGACGTCGACATCCTGACCGAGGCTCTGCGCACGGTCGACTCCGTCTACGTGCAGACCAACAGCCGTGCATTGTCCGAGGGTGAGGCCGTCGAGCTGGCGCGCCGCATCCTCGCCGATGGCACCGCCGCGTGCGAGCGCCTCGGCGAGCCCGTGCGCTTCGTGTTGCGCGGCGACTCGACCCTCCGCGGCCATGTCTTCGCCGAGACCGAGGTCTTCCTCGACGACGACGGCGTGATCCTCTTCGTGCCCGCGTTCCCCGACGGCGGCCGCACCACGCGAGACGGCGTGCACTACGTGCGCGTCGCCGGGGTCGACGTTCCGGCGCACGAGAGCGAGTACGCGGATGACCCCGTCTTCGGTTTCGGCACGGGCGTGCTCGTCGACTACGTCCGCGAGAAGTCGGGACGGCCCGCGGTTCCCGTGAGCCTCGACGTCGTCCGTGACGGCGGCCTCGGAGCGGTGCTCGCCGCAGCCCCCGCGGGAAGCGTCGTCGTGCCCGATGCCGTCGACGCCCGCGACATCGTCGCCATCGCCGACGCGGTCGATGCTGCGCTCGCCGAGGGTGCGCGCGTCGTCGTGCGATCCGCCGCGCCGTTGGCGGCCGCGCTCGCGGGTGTCGCGAGCACGCGACTGCTCGACACGCCGCTCATCCCGACCCCGCAGCCGGTGCTGCTCGTGTGCGGTTCGCACACGCACGGAGCCACGGCTCAGCTCGCGCCCGTCGAGGCGGCGTGGGGTGCGGCATCCGTCATCGACACCGTGCGCGCACTCGAGGCGCCCGGGGATGCCGGCCACGATGCGAGCCGGGCGGCGGGCGATGCGCTCGCGAGCCGCGGCCTCGCGATCCTCGCCACCGAACGCGCGCGTTCGGCCGAACACGACACGCTCGCGCACGGCGAACTCGTCATGACGGCGCTCACGACCGCGGTCCGCGACCTCCTGCCCCACGTGGGCGTCGTCGTCTCGAAGGGCGGCATCACCTCGGCCGACGTCGCTCGGATCGGGATCGGGGCGACCTCGGCGACCGTCGTCGGGCAGGTGCTCCCCGGCGTCTCGGTCTGGACGATGACGTCGTACGATGGCCGGGAGATCCTCTACGTCGTCGTTCCCGGCAACGTCGGTGAGCCCGACACCCTCGTTCGTGTGCTCGCCGCCCTCGGTCTCGAAACGGAGAGTGCGGCATGA
- a CDS encoding FadR/GntR family transcriptional regulator yields MTETSPRAWQVVLSHIESALLDGQLKPGDHLPPERMLAFDLGVGRSSVREAVRALEVLGLVRTQTGSGPNAGAIIIATPRGGMSVLMRLQVAAQGFPVDDVVATRLLLETSVAGRLAASSAPLDGAEALLDAMEDEALTPAEFLALDAEFHLSLAEAAGNQVVVATMAGLRSAIEGYALAGAAAVADWHATAARLRGEHRGIVAAISRSDVTAAQSAIHHHITDYYAETTPDA; encoded by the coding sequence GTGACAGAGACGTCGCCGCGCGCCTGGCAGGTCGTGCTCTCCCACATCGAAAGCGCTCTCCTCGACGGACAGTTGAAGCCCGGCGATCACCTGCCTCCCGAGCGCATGCTCGCCTTCGACCTCGGCGTCGGCCGCTCGAGCGTGCGCGAGGCCGTACGCGCCCTCGAAGTGCTCGGGCTCGTGCGCACGCAGACCGGTTCCGGCCCGAACGCGGGCGCCATCATCATCGCGACTCCCCGCGGCGGAATGTCGGTGCTCATGCGACTCCAGGTCGCCGCCCAGGGCTTTCCCGTCGACGACGTCGTCGCCACTCGACTACTGCTCGAGACATCCGTCGCGGGTCGTCTCGCCGCGTCATCCGCCCCGCTCGACGGAGCCGAGGCCCTGCTCGACGCGATGGAGGACGAAGCCCTCACTCCCGCCGAGTTCCTCGCGCTCGACGCCGAGTTCCACCTGAGCCTCGCCGAGGCCGCGGGCAACCAGGTCGTCGTCGCGACGATGGCAGGCCTGCGCTCGGCGATCGAGGGCTACGCGCTCGCGGGCGCGGCCGCCGTCGCCGACTGGCATGCGACAGCCGCACGGCTCCGCGGCGAGCACCGCGGCATCGTCGCCGCCATCAGCCGCTCTGACGTGACCGCCGCGCAGAGCGCCATCCACCACCACATCACCGATTACTACGCCGAGACGACCCCCGACGCCTAG
- a CDS encoding TetR/AcrR family transcriptional regulator has protein sequence MSDHRQGPVRSEAARIAVLEATARLFATRGYDHMTMEGVAAEAGVSKQTIYRWWPSKGALIADCLLERRLLPDQLTLPDTGDVRADLTSWIATIFRVLDRAGESLLRSLIAAAAENVEVGQRLHASLGMESSLTDRLRSAIDAGELRADAPLAEIGEALVGSLILRALSRQTVDEAGAARFVTAVLGASRA, from the coding sequence ATGTCCGACCACCGTCAGGGTCCCGTGCGCAGCGAAGCCGCTCGCATCGCGGTACTCGAGGCGACCGCGCGGCTCTTCGCGACCCGCGGCTACGACCACATGACCATGGAGGGCGTCGCCGCCGAGGCCGGAGTCTCGAAGCAGACGATCTACCGCTGGTGGCCGTCGAAGGGCGCACTCATCGCCGACTGCCTGCTCGAGCGGCGTCTGCTCCCCGACCAGCTCACTCTGCCCGACACGGGTGACGTGCGGGCTGACCTCACGTCGTGGATCGCCACGATCTTCCGCGTGCTCGACCGCGCGGGCGAATCGTTGCTCCGCTCGCTCATCGCCGCCGCGGCCGAGAACGTCGAGGTCGGCCAACGCCTGCACGCGAGCCTCGGCATGGAGTCGTCGCTCACCGACCGGCTCCGCAGTGCGATCGACGCCGGCGAGCTGCGGGCGGACGCCCCACTCGCCGAGATCGGCGAGGCGCTCGTCGGCTCGCTCATCCTGCGCGCGCTCAGCCGGCAGACCGTCGACGAGGCGGGTGCGGCCCGCTTCGTGACCGCCGTGCTCGGGGCGTCTCGCGCGTAG
- a CDS encoding FadR/GntR family transcriptional regulator: MGTTSDPWEPVQRIRTYEQVMAQIEERILDGRLKAGDRLPSERELAISLGVSRPSLRESLRVLEALGIVEIRRGGGPDGGAVLVSTPGDGMVNLLKLQIALSHFSWSDVLETRLSLEAWSVEEAAYRSNDDDHRALAEILDRMDDPGIDSSEFNSLDAAFHMRIAESTGNALTAHFMGSLRTAIHRQMVEVYANLDDWRETARTVRAEHREIFDAIVAADGPRASELVTRHIADFYNIDTQSGRQPRA; this comes from the coding sequence GTGGGGACGACGAGCGATCCGTGGGAGCCGGTGCAGCGCATTCGCACCTACGAGCAGGTCATGGCACAGATCGAGGAGCGGATCCTCGACGGGCGGCTGAAGGCGGGCGACCGACTGCCGAGCGAACGCGAGCTCGCGATCTCGCTCGGAGTCTCGAGGCCGTCGCTGCGGGAATCCCTGCGCGTGCTCGAGGCCCTCGGGATCGTCGAGATCCGGCGGGGCGGCGGGCCGGACGGCGGCGCAGTCCTCGTCTCGACCCCCGGCGACGGGATGGTCAACCTCCTCAAGCTGCAGATCGCTCTGTCGCACTTCAGCTGGAGCGACGTGCTCGAGACGCGCCTCTCGCTCGAGGCCTGGAGCGTGGAGGAGGCCGCTTATCGATCGAATGACGACGATCACCGCGCCCTCGCCGAGATCCTCGACCGCATGGATGACCCGGGCATCGACTCCTCGGAGTTCAACAGTCTCGACGCGGCCTTCCACATGCGGATCGCCGAGTCCACCGGCAACGCCCTGACCGCCCACTTCATGGGATCGCTCCGCACGGCGATCCACCGGCAGATGGTCGAGGTGTACGCGAATCTCGACGACTGGCGCGAGACCGCTCGCACGGTCCGAGCCGAGCACCGAGAGATCTTCGACGCGATCGTCGCCGCAGACGGTCCACGAGCGAGCGAGCTCGTCACCCGGCACATCGCCGACTTCTACAACATCGACACGCAGAGCGGGAGACAACCCCGGGCCTGA
- a CDS encoding NYN domain-containing protein: MNGSAEARVAVYIDFDNIVISRYDQVHRRGAFQKDGARSVTTGAKPADDLGKRVEEATVDLGAVLDYASSFGTVAISRAYADWSAPINANYRKQLVERAVDLVQLFPVVASMKNGADIRLAVDVIEDLMRLPDLTHVVIVAGDSDYISLAQRAKVLGRYVIGIGVAGATSRALASACNEFASYDALPGVEPLPAASPAPTTDSEPSKRAPKTRKERSAQDAAGDLLERAIRLGVAKNDEEWQGSGAVKNQMLRMDPTFEERALGFSSFSGFVKSQSARVELDESSSSRMMRLRPDTKA; the protein is encoded by the coding sequence ATGAACGGATCAGCCGAAGCACGTGTCGCCGTCTACATCGACTTCGACAACATCGTCATCTCCCGATACGACCAGGTGCACCGCCGCGGCGCCTTCCAGAAAGACGGCGCCCGCAGCGTGACGACCGGGGCGAAGCCGGCCGACGACCTCGGCAAACGCGTCGAAGAGGCGACGGTCGACCTCGGGGCGGTGCTCGACTACGCCTCGTCGTTCGGAACGGTCGCGATCAGTCGCGCCTACGCCGACTGGTCGGCACCGATCAACGCGAACTACCGCAAGCAGCTCGTCGAGCGCGCGGTCGACCTCGTGCAGCTCTTCCCCGTCGTCGCCTCGATGAAGAACGGCGCCGACATCCGTCTCGCCGTCGACGTCATCGAAGACCTCATGCGCCTGCCCGACCTCACGCACGTGGTGATCGTCGCGGGCGACTCCGACTACATCTCGCTCGCGCAGCGCGCGAAGGTGCTCGGCCGCTACGTGATCGGCATCGGTGTCGCCGGCGCGACGAGCCGTGCCCTCGCCTCGGCCTGCAACGAGTTCGCCTCGTACGACGCCCTGCCCGGCGTCGAGCCGCTGCCGGCCGCCTCGCCCGCTCCGACGACAGACTCCGAGCCGAGCAAGCGCGCCCCGAAGACGCGCAAGGAGCGTTCGGCGCAGGATGCCGCGGGCGATCTTCTCGAACGGGCTATCCGTCTCGGTGTCGCGAAGAACGACGAGGAGTGGCAGGGTTCGGGCGCCGTCAAGAACCAGATGCTCCGCATGGACCCGACGTTCGAAGAGCGCGCCCTCGGGTTCTCGTCGTTCAGCGGATTCGTGAAGTCGCAGTCGGCGCGCGTCGAGCTCGACGAGTCGTCATCGTCGCGCATGATGCGGCTGCGGCCCGACACCAAGGCCTGA
- a CDS encoding putative quinol monooxygenase, translated as MSVVVTAIFVPRDGQKDDMVAAMRRGIEAVHGEDGCELYAIHDAEDGTITMIEKWTSREALAAHAEGDPVTLLNADIAELIAEPVRVTLMDAIPVGDAVRGAL; from the coding sequence ATGAGTGTTGTGGTCACGGCGATCTTCGTGCCCCGCGATGGGCAGAAGGACGATATGGTCGCCGCCATGCGGCGGGGGATCGAAGCGGTTCACGGTGAGGACGGCTGCGAGCTCTACGCGATCCACGACGCCGAGGACGGCACGATCACGATGATCGAGAAGTGGACGTCGCGCGAGGCGCTCGCGGCGCACGCCGAGGGTGATCCCGTCACGCTTCTGAACGCCGACATCGCCGAGCTCATCGCCGAGCCGGTGCGCGTGACGCTGATGGACGCGATCCCCGTCGGCGACGCGGTGCGCGGCGCGCTCTAA